The genomic stretch TCACGTTGACCGGATGTTAACTGAagatgacgtggatctccaacAAGCTGAGCCTGCAACCACCAGACGTAGgaggtgttggagcaatcccaatggtccgtgcgaccatgtgttttggtgtttgggcaaagagtttaagttaggttcacccttgtatttaatatgtgtacttgagttgtgcaggactgcaggatacacatgtgacttaggttgatggcttcgggtccggtgaaagatggagcatccgagggatcgtggacaaggcagcgaggataagggccgagggaagcgacttcaaggcatacgcgaaggatgacattggggacgagccgcggacttgaatgcatctgagggacgagagccaaaggaagtaggcttgaaggcaagaggtcaaggctgcaaagaagcgtcaagtgagtcgtaagggtgagggtccgagtgctgagagaatgtATTCGGGTACCAGTCGGCTGCTGGTTTCACCAGCTGACTGGTGTAGTCGATTGTGCAGTCGATTGGGagcgaacaaaatgcttctgtttGCTCAGCTAgtatggagcagtcgactgctagttttagcagtcgactggtatcgagccgttgggatgtaacggtcaaatttccacaaagggcagtcgactgcatgttttggtagtcaactggtaggcggggtttccaacccgtgacctatataaccaagccttgggagcttggttatagttgacgaaattggacttggttaaagtctaattagtagtcttttgtgctcaagagatctttgtgtgccaagaggtcttggttggagttgtgatgaggtttctccacccacaaggaggttgagctggCCGgtgtttgccggggactaatccactgacggattaagggattgtccaccttacggacacgccgtgaagtaggagcaagttatctccgaactacgtaaacgaacgtgttagcggtttggatctcttcctttgtatttaactttcatatttgtattcgtggttgtattctttgttttccgctgtgcactaacgaatacgtaggaagcgatcgatttgagggtgtcgtctatccaaccccccttcaaatcggccaccgatcccctacaagttgtattagagcgaggccgctctccgttggactaaccgctgAGGAATCTAAGAAGATGACCGACTTAATTAAACCGtcgaagttcgaaggaggaagcttatggggcatcaccttttggatggtgaaaatgAAAAACTTTTTCGAGATGGATTAGGACACAATGATGGTCATCGAAGACCCATTCAaagtcccaaaagacaagaaagggaagaagctccgaccacgatattggatggaggagcaaacctcaagatcagaggcaaacgataaggtaatatcaattttaattgatatgttgccttctaatgtgatgaggtgtgtaggtgagtacaagaacacccatgaattgtggagcaaagtgaataaaattccatgggaggaatttttgcctacacatgaagaggtagagcccaaggagatgagtttaatagctcaagaagaaaaggaggagcaaccggaagttgagccatgctcaactataaaaaggaaagattaattaaaacttctcttttaaatcatggttaaaaaaaagaaaagttttatcaaaaattaaaatatctcttttaaacattatagataactacaaataaggaaagattttaacaaaattaaaacctctctttaatcttttgtagataactataaaaggaaagattttaaaattttaaaactctcttttaaaaccatgaggatgtctataaaaggaaattaaaatttctcttttaaatccctttatgAATGACTacttaaggaaagattttaacaaaaattaaaaacccttttattctttatgtggccggcccttagcttgggcaccaagctttggTCGGTCACCTCTTGCCTCCAAATTAATGCTTGGTTGGCCCCCCtcgctccaagcaaggcttggccgacccattacttgggtaagaagtgagcTTAAGGTGGATATAAGGTTTCATataagagactacaatagggaccgagaggaggaattggttttggtctcccgatgagcttaagcttctcgtgttcgccccaaacacccaactcaagttcatcaataataactcataccactaaagagttattattgaactaccgcatcaatctcatattacattatggactctttcttatcatgagtgtgttaaactccctgtgtttaagatatcgaatgcccattaattaaatgagttactgacaactcacttaattaatatctagctccaagagtagtacaactcaactttattgtcatgtcggactaagtccacctgcagggtttacatgataatccttatgagttcctcaaggggacatcaccaacctagatcactaggatacagtttcattctataatcaataacacaccatataaataatatcatttcccaacttatcgagcctattgatttaacgaactaaatctcaccctttgataaattaaagaaataaatattaagtatacgtgcttgttattatatcatgattaagagtacacacttccataataataaaggtcatgttcttttttacagtcagtataaaaagaacaacctcaaatgatcctgctcaatacactcagagtgtactagtgtaattttatagtcaagataaactattaccaAATTACACCACaaccattccatcttggttgtgagctactatttatgatttataaggaactgataacatgatcttctgtgtgacaccacacatcatgttatctataatataaattaaatagacaactgtatTTATTATATAAacacagatatttgaccaatgcgattcttatttctaaataaatgtttatacaaaagctaggcttttagtatgcattTCAACAATAGGAACATGCACAAAGATCAACCATTTAGTGGCGAACCAACTAGGGAGGTTGAGAGAGGCTTTAGCTCCCTAGCCTGGCTGCCATCCACTGGACATCGCCGGACTGCAGGAAATTTTCCTGACCGACACAGGATGATGAGGAGGCTTTAGCTTCCCCCACCTGGACACCGCCCACGACGCTTGCTGCTTGTTGCTAGTGCTGGTGCAGTAGTGCGGCGCACTGGCAGTACGCTGTAGCGTCAGTGCCGCTATGCGCAGTGCACCTATGCAGTGCGGGTGCGCCTGTGCTGTGTGGGTGCGGCTGTGCCTGAGAAAAAGGAGCGAAGGACtcgttttcattatttttttcatttctttagCATTTTAATTAAACACTGTGGCAAGTGGGGGCTTAACTGCCCAAGTCAaacaaaacaaataataaaacaaaagctaaactaaaacatTAAACATGGACAGAAGGACTGACGGATACAGATATAATGCCTCTTTGTTTTCCTTGGCCTTCGTTGCTTCGTAGAAATAGAACGGCGGAAACCCTAATCTCTCCAACTTCAACTCTCCAAGGCTCTAGAGTGACAGAGTCTAGAGTCCAGCCACCAAGCCTCTAACCAAGTCTCCTAGTGAGGTGGTCAATGGAGTCGCAGTCTCGCTCGCGGACAACCAGGCGTCAGATGGCGGCATGGTAGCACTCTAAAGTCTAGTCTAGTAGTCTCCATTCTCCAACTGAGTCTCCAAGGCTCCAACACCATTTGGATAAGGTCACCATAACTCCATAAGGTTATAACTTAGATTTgttgtgttttaattttttttttattgttggcTTGTTTTTGGAAATGTACATAATAcatttgtagtttagttttccatTAGCTTGGTAGTTTTCCATTAGCTTGGTAGTTTTccattattatttgattttttttgtaaaatgtaTCGAATTACATTTATAGTTTAGTTTTCCATTAGTTTTTCATTAGATCGGTAGTGGTAGTTTATTAAAGTTTCAGTTCAACATATATTTTTCCATTACATTTGTAGTTTTCCattagataatttatttttttagttatttatttgtgtaggatatggagagattttttaaatgaacTCGTAGTTTCGGCTCCAGCTCCTCTAATGAGACGAATGTTATTGAACAAGTGGGAAATCAATCCCATGTAGAATTAAATTTGGATGATATTGTTAGTGATTCAGAATTATGAAAACCAATTGAAGAATTTTATATTGCTATTCGAGATCAAGCTCAAAGAGAGTATGTGCTCCGAGGGCCTTGTCAACCAAATGGTTATATGTATCTAAAAATAACTTTTGATAATCAAGAAAGGAGTTTTCAAGaaatttgatataaaaaatatacatggctAGAGTATAGCATATTAAAagatgttgtattttatttttagtgttaTCTTTTCAAACcattaaataaagaaaatgtagATAATGCCTTTATAAAAGATGAATACAATAATTGGAAAAGAGCattatgtaggatcgaaaagaatttagatatctccacaatagcatgatattgtccattttgggcctagaccctcatggctttgctcttgggctctacccaaaaggcctcatgccaatggagatatctttttcttataaacccatgatcttttccatgtgttttcaatatgggactatgtttgcaaccttgcaaccccaacaatccccccctcaaacaaaggaccatgggcttcccacgtccgatcctcgacccaccaggtcttcctgtccttcggtctactcgacctactaggacttcctacccctcggtctacccgacctactaggatttcctgcccctcggtctacccgacctactaggacttccttgcctagtcgcaactaggacttcctgcccctcggtccacctgacctactaggacttcctgcctggtgtctggtcctcttgatccgaatataggagcccccactttctttgttcgaggtcaatattgtactcacatggttcaatcagaccataactcttatgcacagtcggcggttaaaccttctggcagtccgggctctgataccaattgtaggatcgaaaagaatttagatatctccacaatagcatgatattgtccactttgggcctagaccctcatggctttgctcttgggctctccccaaaaggcctcatgccaatggagatatctttttcttataaacccatgatcttttccatgtgttttcaatatgggactatgtttgcaaccttgcaaccccaacacattAGTAAGATTCAATCGTCATATGGGGAGTGTGATAGTTGTCACAATAAAGTGAAGCTAGAATACAATTTgagtctttttttaaaaaaaagatagatCCACTACCTTAGCAACCCTCTAGTACTGGCCCCACGGATACAATTTGAGTTTTTTTCAAGATCAAAGGTATAGTGTGAGATATTTTACGAGTACATAGTCATGATATAGAAATTGTTTATCACACCTGTTTAACAATAATGTTGGATATGGCACGCTTTTTATTAAAGCAAGGGAACTAGTTCTTCAAATGGAGGTAATTTTCTTGAGTTGCTTGAATGGTATAGTCAACGAAATGAAGAGGTTTCCAAATTTATAAAACAAAATGCTCCTGCAAACAATCAATTGACTTTCTCAAAaattcaaaaggatttaacacATGCTTGTACCTCAGAAATCACACTTGTTATAATCAATGATATTGAAGATAAATTATTTTCTTTGATGGTTGATGAGGCTTGGGACAGTTCAGTGAAGGAGCATATGAGAGTTGTTTTGAGATATGTGAATAAAGAAGGATGTGTGATTGAATGATTTCTTGTAGTTGTGTATGTGCCTGACACTAGTTCTCATTCTTTGAAAACATCTAttaatgctttatttatgcaataTGATTTATCATTATCTAGATTTAGAAGCCAAGGATATGATGGACTTCAAATATGCGTGGTGAGTTCAGTGGGTTGAAATCTCTAATGCTACAAGAAAATTCATTTGCAATGTATTTTCATTGTTTCTCTCACCAACTCAATTAGTTCCTGttgctgttgcccatgacaattTTACTGTGAGTGAATTTTTTGGGTATATCACCATGATTATGAATATATCTTGAGcatcttgtaagaggagagatcaaCTTAGAAAGATTCAACATGATAAGATAATTGCTGAATTGGAAAGTGGAGAAATCACTagtagaaaaggaaaaaaaatatcaagAAACTAGTTTAGCAAGACCTGGAGATACTCGTTGGGGATCACACTACTTAACATTACTTCGTCTATGCTCTATATAGTCTTTAGTGATAGAAGTGTTAGGAAATGTACATGATGTCACCTCTTATTCTACGAATAAAGGTGTCACCGTAGGTTTAATTGAGAAGATGCAGAGTTATCAATTTATTTTTGTGTTACATTTGATGAAGTATATATTGAGAATTACAAATGAGTTATCACTTTTCCTACAACAAGGggatcaaaatattatttaagtCATGCCCTTGATTAGAAGTGTGAAATGTTGACTACAAGATTTCAGGGAAGAAGGATGCTAGTTAATTTTGAAACAAGTTAACACATTTTGTGAATTGAATATGATTCCAATACTTGATATAGAGGACAATATTCTAAATCGTGGTCATGGCAGACGTAGAGGGCAACTTATCACTAATTTTCATCATTATCGTGTAGAGATTTTTTATCAGGtattatttctaattttttttgttaaagagatttcattgattattaatattATCATGGTTGCAAATTTGAATGCCAGGTTGTTGATTTAATTATACAAGAGATGAATAATCATTTTTTAGAAATTAGTACGAAATTACTTAGTTGCATATCATGTCTTCATCCAAGAAATTCTCTCTCAATTTGATGTTCGTAAACTCATCCATCTTGTTGATTTTTATCCCGAAGACTTCTTTGGTactgattatttatttttgaaataacaaCTTATGAGTTACTTTTATAATCTGCAGGATGATCCTTAGTTTTCCTTAATTCATGACTTGAGAATTCTTACTCAGAAATTGGTTGAAACTGAAAAACATTTCGTTTTTTTTTCCATTGGTTTATCGTATGATAGAATTCACATTAGTTTTACCAGTTGCAATTGCTTCCGTTAAACGATTTTTTTTTCGGCAATGAAAACTGTGCAGACTGATATATGTAATAGAATGAGAGATCAATGGATGAATAACAGTCTAATTGTATATATTGAGAAGGATATTTTGTTTACAATTGAAAATGAGCAAACATTGTAATATTTTCAACAAACGCAGTCTCAAAGAATCCAATTGTTTTCTCTTGTACCGACTAGTTTGTTGTTGCATACTTCTATGCCAATCCCGAAATGAAGCTCGCTTATAGAAGAAAGGTAGACTTCTATAACCCTTGAGATATCAAGGCCTAAAAGTTTAGTGGGGAGAAACTTGACAGGAATTCAAACATGTGATGCATGATGATTAcattttgttctttttttttccgCTATATTTTGCTATTAGGAATGATAATTAACATCTTCTATTATCTATTGGAACTATTATCTTGATAGTGATTAATCTAcagaaattttttaataaacttTATACTAATGTTAATATTTTGATTTCAAGTATATGCATCTTCTATAAGTTGTGATACTTTATTAGTTATTTTTTATGTgctaaacttttttaaaaaatctatgtaGTACAACCTACCACTCAAAACAAAAGATGTTGTTGACGTAAaacttttatttattaaatatttttatttaatcgtaaaaaaaaatctctatgcAATTAAGCCCCTGCCCCCCAAACCCcccaatcttttttttttcctagtTGCAAAAACCCTGCAACCATTCCTCTGCCTATGTATGATACGTTCTATTACTATACTAGAGTACCAATCTAATATTATTTTGGATGAATTGAAATGCAACGAAGAAGACTGCCGATAAAAAACAGCTAAACAACACAGCTAAAATTGCTCTCCAAGTGATTAAAACTACATCAAAAATAATGCCGCATCTCTTATTCCTCAACTAGCCACTGACTCTGCACATACCTCCCTTCATTTTTGTCAGATAAATAGGATTTTTTTTCTCCACAAGCTCAAATCTAAACTGATATCTTTTGCTACACTTGCTTAATTACACATTAGATTGAAGGAAGGCCTTTGCTGAAGCTACGCTCAGGCTGCCGATTTCTGGCTGTGGAATCAAGGACACAAGCAACAACAGAAGCAGAGCGCAGGCACCATGGCGTGGGTCTGCTTCTGTTTATCACTGCTAACATTCACCGTTCTTGGAACACCAATAGCAGCTACAAGCTAGCTTTGACCCCCCTTCAAAGGTATGACGAAACTATAAAGGAAGCTAAAATATTAATATGTCCAATGATCCTTGGTCGCTGCTTGTTAGTTGTAATGCAAAGGAATAACTATACCGTTTCTGTTAAGTTTTTGCTGTGCATGGCCGACCAAGAACAATGTGAACTGCACATCAGTAAGATTGCCTCAATATTCTACGAAATGACCCAGGGTTAAACAACCCAACGGCCAATGCGAATAAAGCCACAGTCATCTTCCTCTCCTACAAGACCCGCCGAACCACGATGATCAGGTCCATACCTCGAAAGCAAATAAAGGCGATGCCTTCCCATACATTATTCTCACCATCACGTTATCTGAAACCCACCTTTAGCTTTGAGCCGTAGGAATTCGATTCTTTTTCTATATAAACCCTGTTCAAACTTTTATTTCTCTAGGAGCTGTTTTGGCCCTGCAAGCATATGGGACGTCCACTACTTGCAAGATCAGTAAGATTGCTGAGGTACATCTCTGTCCAGTTTCAATGCATTTTAACAAGAAAAAGCTAAGAACTGAAGGAATTGCAGTGTTGACAGGGGGGTGAGAAACAAGCATGCAGCTCCTGCACATGGCTGCATGGGTCGAGTCAAGAAACAGCAACGTGCAGCGGCGGCTGATGGAGAAGGTTGCTGGGTTCCTCACCCGAGGACAGGGATATATTACCCTAAAGGCCATGATTGGGTGATGGAAGACGTCCCAGAAGGAGCGTCGTCGTTCCCAAGGACTTACTGGCTCAGGAGGGACAGTTTTGAAGATGTTGATAAATCAGATGCAGATGTCTCCACTCGCACCAACTATGATCACCCATTCCTCGGCATATAGTTTTTAGGTTAACTTGTAGAACTACTACTAGTGAATAACAGTGTCCCAACTGTCAGTCAGAATCTGAATGTCTTAATCTCCTATGAAGTTGGAAATGTTGGATTAAAGTCTCTTATAAGAATTCCAAGAGCTCTATAAGCTCTGCTTCTAATCTGACATGTTTCATACAGTAGTCTAggcaaaattttccttttgttttttgtTAAGGTctttaacattttaaaaaaataaaaaaaattctttttcattCGAACTTGGACCgataaaattgtttaaaaatcaaAGGAACGGTAAAATCTGATTTACTTTGTATAGTTTTGATttgatgatattttaaaattcaactaTTACATATCTAAATgtaataaaataacaaataaatattatattttattttgattaattataATGAGCACATAAAGGACTAATCTATCCAAGTTTATAAAACTATATAAAAGATTATTTTCAAACATTATAGAACAATCAATAAATATCAAATTTTATTATGATTGATCATGCTAAATTAAATCATCGTGatggcaaaagatgaatacgctcgtcCTCTGTGCCTCCGTCAACCGGTCCCAGgatcaacacagaggaggtaaatcacgggcggctactaacctttggaatagtgactagcacataagagagatATTTAGCTCGATTTTATCGAAATTTGAACCCTAGATCTCATGGTGGCAATACACACAACACGTTGCATGTGTAATATAGTGCGAATGT from Zingiber officinale cultivar Zhangliang chromosome 5B, Zo_v1.1, whole genome shotgun sequence encodes the following:
- the LOC121987675 gene encoding uncharacterized protein LOC121987675 isoform X1; protein product: MGRPLLARSVRLLSVDRGVRNKHAAPAHGCMGRVKKQQRAAAADGEGCWVPHPRTGIYYPKGHDWVMEDVPEGASSFPRTYWLRRDSFEDVDKSDADVSTRTNYDHPFLGI
- the LOC121987675 gene encoding uncharacterized protein LOC121987675 isoform X2, with amino-acid sequence MGRPLLARSVRLLRGVRNKHAAPAHGCMGRVKKQQRAAAADGEGCWVPHPRTGIYYPKGHDWVMEDVPEGASSFPRTYWLRRDSFEDVDKSDADVSTRTNYDHPFLGI